The Carassius auratus strain Wakin linkage group LG30F, ASM336829v1, whole genome shotgun sequence genome contains a region encoding:
- the LOC113067981 gene encoding uncharacterized protein LOC113067981, with the protein MSLSIHNASPGNSLSRACPAACGALIAAKDLHLFCVVCLGLKHAQEALENVENCSHCLMLPKNVLRRRLKVAAIQCSELGFTDSDLGHGDNDALPGDFRGASSLVWADQPNPAFPEEDIFVGNVMLADEPAGSGDEDDAALLRVSEDEDVIPTSGVPQASGHAALPQSILLEVCERVATRLNIEWPAPQSVTDQERDIYDGKVLGSPPGPGKQLFPVLPACAKHMRHNWSKPLDFKHGLSGLEVKDMAAHGMGDPPAIEPSIARHLNPAQGGLLAPPKPVLPNKLDCFSASVHRAAYKSSALAVRALNVSSLLSAYQAEILDELGQQLKKRTPSLHLWKEILTVNDLILRNARQAVQACGRSMALSVVGERALWLNLSGLPDSEKRRIAGASMEPDRALFGPAVALMQQQRDDKKKEDEAFKLCLPRGKNRLPPRLEDHLTLPPSTRNVSGLPDVRLMGASSPRSWATSPSDSLPVPGPPFKRRRVSRGWIDSCPFEAAPPMCLMNVVCSPLTFRGSVMSKNAKAVSPHRIHSVPLTQPIKASAPVFPQHKTHRKTKNTLKQSTNQMNSLRREDLSPQRESISPRREEICLNPCMLPLVCPLDGAIASQINQLGLHSPAAARVGTLANHEWAWQTVSAPKWVMRIILQGYRLQFAMKPPHFNGVLSSHTEENASHILKEEISSLLNKGAIQVVPPILMNQGFYSRYFLVPKKDGALRPILDLRVLNKHLRKYNFRMLTHGSLARAIKQNDWFTSVDLKDAFFHISIYPPHRKFLCFAYQGTCYEFTVLPFGLSLSPRCFCLCAEAGLAPMRMSGMRILTYIDDWLIIAESKEKVLKDTCRVLTHITSLGFRVNVSKSNFTPSQNVIFLGLELNSVSMRARLSQERVLSLMNCLSQFREGAKVQYRTILRLKGLMASSIQVVPLGLLRMRAFMKWVLLLHFSAIFAAL; encoded by the coding sequence ATGTCGCTTTCTATACATAACGCTTCTCCAGGGAATAGCCTATCACGGGCCTGCCCGGCCGCGTGTGGAGCACTCATCGCTGCTAAGGACCTTCACCTGTTCTGCGTGGTTTGCTTGGGCCTTAAACACGCTCAAGAAGCCTTGGAGAACGTGGAAAATTGCAGTCATTGCCTTATGCTGCCCAAAAATGTTTTACGACGCCGTCTTAAGGTTGCAGCGATCCAGTGCTCCGAGCTCGGTTTTACTGACTCAGATCTGGGACACGGTGACAACGACGCATTACCGGGTGACTTCCGGGGCGCCTCCTCACTTGTTTGGGCTGACCAGCCCAATCCCGCATTCCCCGAAGAGGACATCTTCGTGGGCAACGTCATGCTCGCCGACGAACCGGCCGGTTCCGGCGATGAGGATGATGCGGCCCTTCTCAGGGTCTCAGAAGACGAGGATGTCATCCCAACCTCTGGTGTTCCCCAGGCTAGCGGCCACGCAGCCCTGCCTCAGTCCATCCTCCTAGAAGTGTGTGAGCGAGTGGCCACTCGCCTCAACATTGAGTGGCCAGCTCCACAGAGCGTCACCGACCAGGAGAGGGATATTTACGACGGAAAAGTGTTGGGATCTCCTCCCGGTCCAGGGAAACAACTCTTCCCCGTCCTTCCAGCGTGCGCTAAGCATATGAGGCACAACTGGAGCAAACCGCTCGACTTCAAACACGGCCTTTCGGGCCTTGAAGTAAAGGATATGGCAGCTCATGGTATGGGCGACCCCCCCGCTATCGAGCCTTCCATCGCCAGGCACCTTAACCCCGCTCAGGGCGGGCTGCTCGCTCCCCCTAAGCCGGTCTTGCCCAACAAGCTGGACTGTTTTTCTGCCTCAGTTCACCGGGCCGCATACAAGTCCTCGGCCTTGGCTGTCAGAGCCCTGAACGTCTCGTCTCTCCTCTCCGCTTACCAGGCGGAGATTTTGGACGAATTAGGGCAACAGCTAAAAAAGCGAACTCCTTCTCTACACTTGTGGAAGGAGATCCTCACGGTGAACGACCTCATCCTTCGTAATGCTCGGCAGGCCGTCCAAGCCTGCGGGCGCTCTATGGCGCTTTCTGTGGTGGGAGAGCGCGCGCTCTGGCTTAACCTGTCAGGCCTTCCTGACAGTGAGAAGCGGCGCATCGCGGGCGCATCGATGGAGCCTGACCGGGCTCTCTTCGGCCCCGCCGTCGCATTGATGCAACAACAGCGTGACGACAAAAAGAAGGAGGACGAGGCCTTCAAGTTATGTCTCCCTAGGGGGAAAAATCGACTCCCGCCGCGGCTGGAGGACCATCTAACCCTACCCCCATCGACTCGAAACGTAAGCGGCCTGCCTGATGTTCGATTGATGGGGGCATCGAGTCCGCGTTCATGGGCCACGAGCCCTTCGGACTCTCTCCCTGTCCCAGGACCCCCGTTCAAAAGACGCAGGGTCTCCCGCGGATGGATCGATTCCTGTCCGTTCGAGGCTGCTCCGCCCATGTGTTTAATGAACGTTGTGTGTTCCCCTCTCACGTTCAGGGGGTCTGTTATGAGTAAAAATGCAAAAGCAGTGTCACCACACCGCATACACTCTGTTCCCCTCACCCAACCAATAAAGGCTTCGGCCCCAGTGTTTCcccaacacaaaacacacagaaaaacaaaaaacacattaaaacaatcaACGAATCAAATGAATTCGTTACGGAGAGAGGATCTCTCTCCGCAGAGAGAGTCTATCTCCCCGCGGAGAGAGGAAATCTGTCTGAACCCCTGCATGTTGCCCCTGGtgtgtccactagatggcgccatTGCATCACAAATAAACCAGCTGGGCTTACACAGCCCCGCTGCAGCTCGGGTGGGAACACTTGCGAATCACGAATGGGCTTGGCAAACTGTTTCGGCTCCCAAGTGGGTGATGCGTATTATATTGCAGGGATACAGACTGCAGTTTGCAATGAAACCCCCTCATTTCAACGGTGTTCTCTCTTCACACACGGAAGAGAACGCCTCAcacattctgaaagaggaaatatCCTCCCTCCTAAACAAGGGAGCGATTCAGGTGGTGCCCCCCATTCTGATGAATCAGGGATTTTATTCTCGTTATTTCCTGGTCCCAAAAAAGGACGGCGCTCTCCGCCCTATTCTGGACCTTCGTGTGTTAAACAAACATTTGAGGAAATACAATTTCAGAATGCTGACTCATGGCTCGCTCGCCCGTGCCATAAAACAGAACGACTGGTTCACATCGgtcgacctgaaagatgctttctTCCATATAAGCATTTATCCGCCACACAGGAAGTTTCTTTGTTTCGCCTACCAAGGCACATGTTACGAATTCACAGTTCTGCCGTTTGGGCTCAGTCTAAGCCCCcggtgtttctgtctgtgtgcgGAGGCGGGTTTAGCACCCATGAGAATGTCAGGTATGAGGATTCTGACATACATAGACGATTGGCTAATCATAGCCGAATCGAAAGAGAAAGTGTTGAAGGACACCTGCCGTGTGCTCACGCACATCACATCTCTCGGGTTCAGAGTGAATGTGAGCAAGAGCAATTTTACACCCAGTCAGAATGTCATTTTCCTGGGTTTGGAGTTGAACTCAGTCTCCATGCGAGCACGTCTCTCTCAAGAGCGCGTTCTCTCTCTAATGAACTGTCTGTCGCAGTTCAGAGAGGGGGCGAAAGTACAATATCGCACAATACTCAGGCTGAAGGGTCTTATGGCTTCATCAATCCAGGTTGTACCGCTGGgactcctgagaatgagagcgttCATGAAATGGGTTTTGTTACTACATTTCAGCGCGATCTTTGCCGCTCTGTAA